The DNA segment GTGAGGAAAGGCAGTCCAGAAATTGAGATCCGCACAATCTTGTAATTATGATAATATTGGTCTATAAAGTAGAGGGGAATCATACTGCCGTGGTCTAAGCGGGGATCCCGCTCACCCATGGTTCCGGCAGAAATCTCCTTCGTTTCGCATAGACTCACCAGGTGTTCCACAAACTCTCGGTCATAGGCAGCGTCTAAATGCACCTCTGGGTGACCAAACCTGCCGAAGTCCCCTGATGCCCCACTGCCCGGTGAAATATGAAGATAATCAGCGTAAAGCACTGAATGGGGTGTGGTGATCACAATTGTATCGGGCTTAAGCTCGGCAATCATTTGTGCAGCCATGTGGAACGCAGAGATTGTTGACTGAACAGCTTTTTCTTGTCCCCGTCCAATCTCAGGGATGATCAAAGGTGGATGGGGAACTATGAATCCTCCGAGGAGTGCCATCATCTATACCTCCTTGATTTTAAACCGAAAAGGAGCGAAAAACTTTTGATTAGATTACCATTGGGAGATTTAGTAGAAGCTTACTTTGTGCAGAGATTGAACCGGTTCGTGATACAATGCCGATTAGATAAAAACTCACCGGAAACTGTCGAAGCGCATCTCGCTGATCCCGGCCGACTCCGGGAACTGCTGGTGCCTGACAGCCGCATCTGGCTCCGCCCTAGCGCCAATCCCAAGCGTAAAACAAAATGGTCTGCTGTCCTGGTAGAAGCGGACAACCATTCCGTCGTATCCCTTGTATCAACTCTGCCCAATGAGCTGATCAAAACAGCGCTTAAGCAGAAAGCGATTGAGGAGCTGGCTGCCTGGACCTTTGTCCGGAGCGAATATCCTGTTGGCCGCCACCGCTTTGATTTTCTTTTAGAACAGGACGATCAGCTTCTGCTGCTGGAAGTAAAAAGCGTCACTCTTGTGGAAAACGGCAGAGGCATGTTTCCCGATGCGGTGACACTCAGGGGACGCAAACATCTGGAAACCCTGGCAGAGTTAACAGCCTCCGGCAAATATCAAACGGCTGTATTGTTTGTGCTGCAGCGCAGCGACGCTGACTATATTACCGCCGCCAGCCATATTGATCCTGCCTTTGCCCAGGCCATGACTGAAGCATCCGAGACCGGTGTCAAACTGTTGGGGCGGCGCTGCACTGTCACCACAGGCCACATTACACTAGGCAGCTCCCTGCCGATAGTACTGCATCGTCAGGGAGCTGATTAGTACTTTCCTATTTAGAGTCCTTTACCAATTCGTCATAGATATTCTGCATTGCTTGAGCGGTCATGGCATAGCGAGTTTCCCAGGTTGTAGTCCCGACATGAGGTGTTAAGATTACATTTGGCAGCTTGATCAACTCTTCTGTTACACGGGGTTCATTTTCATAAACATCTAAACCAGCCGCAGCAATCTGCTGATTCTTTAAAGCTTCGGTCAAAGCCGCCTCATCAATCACGGTGCCTCGGCCGGTATTGACTAAAACTGCTTCCGGTTTCATCATCCGAAGCTGCTCAGCGCCAATTAGATGCCTTGTTTCTGGACCGCCTGGGATGTGGATCGAAACCACATCAGCAGTCTTAAGGAGCTGATCCAAGGGATAATACTCGGCATTCAAACGCTGCTCCGCTTCCAATTTGCGGCTGCGGTTGTAATAGATGATCTTCATCTCAAAGGCTTTAGCAATTTCAGCGGTTTTCTGCCCAATGCGCCCAAATCCGATAATGCCTAAGGTTTTGCCCCTCAGGTTTCGGCCGATCACAATCGTTGGTTTCCAGCGAAAAGGATTAGTGCTTCTAACCAGCCGATCCGCCTCGCCAAGCCGCCGCATGCAGGCCAATATCAGGGCAATCGCCAGCTCAGCAGTGCTGTAAGTTACCTCATCCGGGAGATTTCTAACCGCGATCCCCCGCTTTTTGGCAGCTTCCAAATCAAGGTTATCTAAACCTACTCCATAGTTGCTGAGAACCTTTAGGTTAGGGAGCTCAGCCATTTCTGCATCGCCAATCCGGTCATCGCACACCAGAATTCCCGCCGCATCCCGCGCGTTCTCGATCAGCTCCGCGCGGGTTAAAGGCTGTTCACTGGGATTTACCCACAGCTGCCATTGGGGCGGTAAAATCTTGGCAGCTTCGTCTACACCGGGTATATTTCGAGTCACAACAATCTTATACTCAGCCATTTTCTGCCTCCTGACTCCCGCTTTCAGTTCCCTTTCTGCCGCCTTACTACTTTCTGAACAGCGATATTCCCCCAAAACCGCTGATTATCGCGATGTAAAAACCGAAGTCATACCACCATCCGGTATTGACAACCTCATAAACCCGAACACCATCGCGGAATAAGCCGACAATCAAGGAGATCGGCGCAATCCATCCGTGCCAAATTCCTGATAAAAACCCTGCCGGCTGTTCTTCCGTGTATTTACTATCTCCAGGCATGCACCCTGCTAACAGCAGGCAGCAGAGAAAGAGCCCCAAAAGCGCAATAGATCTTTTGCTTAGTTTAATTCTGCTCCTCATCATACACTCCTCCAATTTGGCTTCCCCAAATCGCCTCATTATTATTCGAAAGGGCACTGAAAGTCATAACCCATTTGCGTAAACCTGAATCCCACTGCTCCAAGAAGACACCGTAATACTTCTCATCACCGATTGTGATGGTAACTGTGTAATCACCGGTAAACTCCCACGTTCCTTCCACTGCGCCGGAAACCCTGCCATCGCCGGTCAGGAGAACCTTGGTAGAATTGGTGATTCGCGCCGAAGTAATGCGGCCGTGGTTTACGTATTGGTATTCTCCGACAACATCTTCCACCAGGTATGGACTCGGTGTCTCGCCGGCATAGCGGTGCGGTGCCATTACCGGCCAGTCCTCTGTGTTCATCAGCAGCAGATGCACCCGCTGGTTGTGGTACTCGCCCCTTCCTGGAAAGCGGGTATGGAAAAAGATAAAGTACTTCCCGAGCTCTTTGTCGTAGTAAGTGGAGTTATGTCCCGGCGAGACATATCCTATATCCGATTCGGCAAACAGGAAGTTGCCCACCAGCTTAGCGCCATACAGCATAGTCGAAGCTCCGGTTGCCCGAATCATATCCCCACCTGCGGGATCAAAATAGGGACCATCGGGATTCTCCGAGCGGGCCACTCTAATGTTGTAGCCGCCATCTGCAGCCAGGGTTCCGTAGGAAATAAAGAAGTAGTAATATCCAGTTTCCGGGTTATACTCAATGTGCGGTCCTTCCATCGCCGCCTGGCTGCCGCCCCACAAACGCTTTCCATACCCCTGATCCGGCAGGGGCCAGCCTGTTTCCGGATCTAGTTCTAAAATATGCATTCCGCCAAAATATGAGCCGTACACCATCCAGAGCCTGCCTTCAGTATCGAAAAACAGATCCGGATCGATCGCATTTGGGTGGATGGCTCGATTGTAAGATTGTCCCGGCGCTGCTCCTTGAATGCCGGAGTTGATAATCATGCCTTGATACTGGTACGGCCCTTCTATGTGGTCGGCGGTCATCAGCGCAATTGCCGATCTGGGGCTTCCCCAGGTACTGACACTGTAATAGAGATAAAACTTATCATTCAATTCAATAATACCTTTAGCCCAGGTAGTATCGGTGTTGGCCCACTCCAGTGATTCAGCCAGCTCAATCCGGGCATTGGGTACAATCCGATTGCGGTTCGACACATTCGTAGACAGCTGCTGCCATTGGATCAAATCATCGGATTTAGCTGAAGCGAGATGCGAACCAAAAGTATAGTAGGTGCCGTCCACTTTTATTGCTACCGGATCATGCACGCTTACCTCGCGGAATACCGGCGGATTTGGACGCACAACTTCCCGAGCCCGCCGAAACAACTTATCTACTTCGGTTGGGCTTAAAGCCCGCTCGTAGATGCGCAGCTCATCGATGAGCCCTACAAAAGGCGGGTCCCACCAGTTGACGCCCAGGGTAAACACCGCTTCTTCTACACCACTGAAAACGTCAGGGAAATCAATGCCTCTAAATCGCTCCAACCCATTAACATACATTCTCACATCGCCGGCATTAACACAGACCACAAGATGGCTCCATTCATCTGTGGGAATGGTCATCTCTGTAATGCCATCATACCAGTTCTCACCGGACCAAATCATGGTCTGATCCCCAATCGGACCGGCCGGCACTACGCTGATCCAGCTGCTGCCGGCTGCTGCTCCAAAAAAGGTTGGTGTAAAGGTCGTAATCGTTTCCGGTTTAACCCATAATGAAATCGTGTAAGTGTTACCGGTGATCAAACCGCTGGGAAGCAGAATTCCCTGACTGCCGTCCAGCCTGACAGCAGAACCGATCTGACCGTCACGGTATTCGATTTCCCATTCAGCATCCACAGGAGCCACTTCACCGGGAACTGGTCCGATCCGGGAACCAATTATCTGCCCGGCTGCGAACTTGCCGGTGCTGTCGGCTAAAGTCTG comes from the Bacillota bacterium genome and includes:
- the sfsA gene encoding DNA/RNA nuclease SfsA, with the protein product MGNYESSEECHHLYLLDFKPKRSEKLLIRLPLGDLVEAYFVQRLNRFVIQCRLDKNSPETVEAHLADPGRLRELLVPDSRIWLRPSANPKRKTKWSAVLVEADNHSVVSLVSTLPNELIKTALKQKAIEELAAWTFVRSEYPVGRHRFDFLLEQDDQLLLLEVKSVTLVENGRGMFPDAVTLRGRKHLETLAELTASGKYQTAVLFVLQRSDADYITAASHIDPAFAQAMTEASETGVKLLGRRCTVTTGHITLGSSLPIVLHRQGAD
- a CDS encoding D-glycerate dehydrogenase encodes the protein MAEYKIVVTRNIPGVDEAAKILPPQWQLWVNPSEQPLTRAELIENARDAAGILVCDDRIGDAEMAELPNLKVLSNYGVGLDNLDLEAAKKRGIAVRNLPDEVTYSTAELAIALILACMRRLGEADRLVRSTNPFRWKPTIVIGRNLRGKTLGIIGFGRIGQKTAEIAKAFEMKIIYYNRSRKLEAEQRLNAEYYPLDQLLKTADVVSIHIPGGPETRHLIGAEQLRMMKPEAVLVNTGRGTVIDEAALTEALKNQQIAAAGLDVYENEPRVTEELIKLPNVILTPHVGTTTWETRYAMTAQAMQNIYDELVKDSK
- a CDS encoding family 43 glycosylhydrolase; its protein translation is MKKLAKLGIVLSLVCILVGYTGAAAGAEYLSGLAAHYSFEQTLADSTGKFAAGQIIGSRIGPVPGEVAPVDAEWEIEYRDGQIGSAVRLDGSQGILLPSGLITGNTYTISLWVKPETITTFTPTFFGAAAGSSWISVVPAGPIGDQTMIWSGENWYDGITEMTIPTDEWSHLVVCVNAGDVRMYVNGLERFRGIDFPDVFSGVEEAVFTLGVNWWDPPFVGLIDELRIYERALSPTEVDKLFRRAREVVRPNPPVFREVSVHDPVAIKVDGTYYTFGSHLASAKSDDLIQWQQLSTNVSNRNRIVPNARIELAESLEWANTDTTWAKGIIELNDKFYLYYSVSTWGSPRSAIALMTADHIEGPYQYQGMIINSGIQGAAPGQSYNRAIHPNAIDPDLFFDTEGRLWMVYGSYFGGMHILELDPETGWPLPDQGYGKRLWGGSQAAMEGPHIEYNPETGYYYFFISYGTLAADGGYNIRVARSENPDGPYFDPAGGDMIRATGASTMLYGAKLVGNFLFAESDIGYVSPGHNSTYYDKELGKYFIFFHTRFPGRGEYHNQRVHLLLMNTEDWPVMAPHRYAGETPSPYLVEDVVGEYQYVNHGRITSARITNSTKVLLTGDGRVSGAVEGTWEFTGDYTVTITIGDEKYYGVFLEQWDSGLRKWVMTFSALSNNNEAIWGSQIGGVYDEEQN